One window of Corynebacterium doosanense CAU 212 = DSM 45436 genomic DNA carries:
- the efp gene encoding elongation factor P has product MASTADFKNGLVLKVDGKLQQIIEFQHVKPGKGPAFVRTKLKDVVSGKTVDKTWNAGVKVETAQVDRRDMTYLYNDGTNYVVMDDSSFEQFELDESKFGDAAKFLLENMRVQVSFNEGEALFAELPITVELAISHTDPGLQGDRSTGGTKPATLETGAEIQVPLFMETGNVVRVDTRTGEYQSRVAQ; this is encoded by the coding sequence GTGGCATCCACCGCCGATTTCAAGAACGGCCTTGTGCTCAAGGTTGACGGCAAGCTCCAGCAGATCATCGAGTTTCAGCACGTCAAGCCCGGCAAGGGCCCGGCCTTCGTCCGCACCAAGCTCAAGGACGTCGTCTCCGGCAAGACCGTGGACAAGACCTGGAACGCCGGCGTCAAGGTCGAGACCGCGCAGGTGGACCGCCGCGACATGACCTACCTGTACAACGACGGCACCAACTACGTCGTCATGGATGACAGCTCCTTCGAGCAGTTTGAGCTCGACGAGTCCAAGTTCGGCGACGCCGCCAAGTTCCTCCTGGAGAACATGCGTGTGCAGGTCTCCTTCAACGAGGGTGAGGCGCTCTTCGCCGAGCTGCCCATCACCGTGGAGCTGGCCATCTCCCACACCGATCCGGGCCTGCAGGGCGACCGCTCCACCGGTGGCACGAAGCCCGCCACCCTGGAGACCGGTGCCGAGATCCAGGTCCCGCTGTTCATGGAGACCGGCAACGTTGTTCGCGTGGACACTCGCACGGGCGAGTACCAGTCCCGCGTGGCTCAGTAG
- the nusB gene encoding transcription antitermination factor NusB: protein MSNTDINYRRRGSRYRARRRAVDIIFEAEFRDVDPVSVVEQRVALADDRDAEVAPVADYTRQLVTGVAERLDELDDTISRYLSETWQLRRLPAVDRAVLRVLAWEIVFNDEVDAPVSVVDGVEIASEYSTDVAAPYIHAVLDDIAQSMSADNPMNVVSDDE, encoded by the coding sequence TTGAGCAACACCGACATCAACTATCGCCGCCGCGGCTCCCGCTACCGGGCCCGCCGCCGCGCCGTGGACATCATCTTCGAGGCGGAGTTCCGCGACGTCGACCCGGTCTCCGTGGTCGAGCAGCGCGTCGCGCTCGCCGATGACCGCGACGCCGAGGTCGCGCCCGTCGCCGACTACACCCGGCAGCTGGTCACCGGCGTGGCGGAGCGTCTCGACGAGCTCGATGACACCATCTCGCGCTACCTCTCCGAGACGTGGCAGCTGCGCCGCCTCCCGGCCGTCGACCGAGCCGTGCTGCGCGTGCTGGCTTGGGAGATCGTGTTCAACGACGAGGTCGACGCGCCCGTCAGCGTGGTCGACGGCGTGGAGATCGCCAGCGAATACTCCACCGACGTCGCCGCCCCGTACATCCACGCCGTGCTCGACGACATCGCGCAGTCGATGTCCGCGGACAACCCGATGAACGTGGTTTCCGACGACGAGTAG
- the pyrR gene encoding bifunctional pyr operon transcriptional regulator/uracil phosphoribosyltransferase PyrR, which yields MSEAPAHPTELLSSDDVARTVARIAHQIIENTALDSEEAPIVVLLGIPSGGVPLAEMLAARIEEFSGQTIPTGSLDITLYRDDLRSKPHRALLPTRIPAGGVDGAVVVLVDDVLFSGRTIRAAFDALADLGRPAKIQLAVLVDRGHRELPIRADYVGKNIPTARAEDVRVYFEAIDGRDGVELVRAEG from the coding sequence ATGAGTGAAGCACCAGCGCATCCGACGGAACTGCTCAGTTCCGACGACGTCGCACGCACGGTCGCACGCATCGCGCACCAGATCATCGAGAACACTGCGCTCGACTCGGAAGAGGCGCCGATTGTAGTTCTCCTGGGCATCCCCTCGGGCGGTGTCCCGCTGGCGGAGATGCTCGCGGCCCGGATCGAGGAATTCTCCGGCCAAACCATCCCCACAGGTTCGCTGGACATCACGCTCTACCGCGATGACCTGCGCAGCAAGCCACACCGCGCCCTCTTGCCCACCCGCATTCCGGCCGGCGGCGTCGACGGGGCGGTGGTCGTGCTTGTCGACGACGTCCTGTTTTCCGGCCGCACCATCCGCGCGGCGTTCGACGCTCTCGCCGACCTGGGACGCCCCGCGAAGATCCAGCTCGCTGTCCTCGTCGACCGCGGCCACCGGGAGCTGCCGATCCGCGCCGACTATGTGGGCAAGAATATTCCCACGGCCCGCGCGGAGGACGTGCGGGTGTACTTCGAAGCCATAGATGGCCGCGACGGCGTCGAACTCGTCCGGGCGGAAGGATAA
- a CDS encoding YbjN domain-containing protein, with protein MENDDIAEVTLERIEEILLTEGIECVQEGRVLRTGYSNSAIALTIDNDRLVCDSLWRGQVALSDGAGLMHALNQWNQNQIAPTLRFFEQEGSHLVVSAYRQANVSEGLSHDQLGAFVLSCLETIDAAFSYVEQQFPELVTWRYQS; from the coding sequence ATGGAAAACGACGACATCGCCGAGGTCACCCTCGAGCGCATCGAGGAGATCCTCCTTACCGAGGGCATCGAGTGCGTGCAGGAGGGCCGGGTCCTGCGCACCGGCTACTCCAACTCCGCCATCGCGCTGACCATCGACAACGACCGCCTCGTCTGCGACTCACTGTGGCGCGGGCAGGTGGCTCTCAGCGACGGAGCTGGCCTCATGCACGCGCTCAATCAGTGGAACCAGAACCAGATCGCACCGACGCTGCGCTTCTTCGAGCAGGAGGGCTCGCACCTCGTGGTCAGCGCGTATCGCCAAGCCAACGTCAGCGAGGGCCTGAGCCACGACCAGCTCGGCGCCTTCGTCCTCTCCTGCCTGGAGACCATCGACGCGGCGTTCTCCTACGTCGAGCAGCAGTTCCCCGAACTCGTTACCTGGAGGTACCAGTCATGA
- a CDS encoding PPK2 family polyphosphate kinase — protein sequence MGFSTDDALAPKVSEGFHLSDLDPATTPGLSADDNLDKEFAQHDDELGELQENLFASKAGSVLVILQGMDTSGKGGMIERLLKPMSPLGTRVVAFGAPTKEEREQDFLWRVRPHLPKAGEIAVFDRSHYEDVLIQKVESMADPAEIERRYAAISDFESEIAASGTTIIKVFLHISREFQYENLVERLTNPEKMWKYDPADLVARSKWEEYMTAYQIAMERTSTDDAPWYVIPGDDKTYARMVVKHLLVDALRDLERPWPGLGEGVDADEELEKLKKS from the coding sequence ATGGGATTCAGCACCGACGACGCACTCGCCCCCAAAGTCTCCGAGGGTTTCCACCTGTCCGACCTGGACCCGGCCACCACGCCGGGTCTTTCGGCTGACGACAACCTGGACAAGGAGTTCGCTCAGCACGACGACGAACTCGGTGAGCTCCAGGAGAACCTCTTCGCCAGCAAGGCAGGATCCGTCCTCGTCATCCTGCAGGGCATGGATACCTCCGGCAAGGGCGGCATGATCGAGCGCCTGCTCAAACCGATGAGCCCGCTGGGCACCCGCGTGGTGGCCTTCGGCGCGCCGACGAAGGAGGAGCGCGAGCAGGACTTCCTCTGGCGCGTGCGCCCGCACCTGCCCAAGGCCGGAGAGATCGCCGTCTTCGACCGCTCGCACTACGAGGACGTACTCATCCAGAAGGTCGAGTCCATGGCGGATCCGGCGGAAATCGAGCGTAGATACGCCGCCATCAGCGACTTCGAGTCGGAGATCGCCGCGTCGGGGACAACCATCATCAAGGTGTTCCTGCACATCTCGCGCGAGTTCCAGTACGAGAACCTCGTGGAGCGGCTGACGAACCCCGAGAAGATGTGGAAGTACGACCCCGCCGACCTGGTCGCGCGCAGCAAGTGGGAGGAGTACATGACCGCCTACCAGATCGCCATGGAACGCACGTCGACTGATGACGCACCCTGGTACGTCATCCCCGGAGACGACAAGACCTACGCCCGCATGGTGGTCAAACACCTGCTGGTCGACGCGCTGCGCGATCTCGAACGTCCCTGGCCCGGGCTCGGCGAGGGTGTCGACGCCGACGAGGAGCTGGAGAAGCTCAAGAAGAGCTAG
- a CDS encoding aspartate carbamoyltransferase catalytic subunit, translating into MKHLLDIASLSRNEIVGLMDEADRFRETLLDREIKKLPTLRGRTIFTLFYENSTRTRSSFEVAGKWMSADVINLSASTSSVKKGESLKDTGLTLSAIGADAIIMRHPSSGAANLLAEWVAPGGNGPSVINAGDGQHQHPTQALLDAVTMRQQLGDLNGRKVLIVGDCLHSRVVRSNVDLLTKLGAEVVLVAPNSLLPTGMQQWPVRVSQDFDTEVKSADVVMMLRVQAERMNGGFFPSQREYATYFGLSRERERALKPGAIIMHPGPMLRGMEINYGVADSERGQILRQVANGVHVRMAVLFTLIASPKELTP; encoded by the coding sequence ATGAAACATCTGCTCGATATCGCGAGCCTGTCCAGGAACGAGATCGTCGGCCTCATGGACGAGGCGGATCGTTTCCGGGAGACGCTGCTCGACCGGGAGATCAAGAAGCTGCCCACCCTGCGTGGGCGGACGATCTTCACCCTGTTCTATGAGAACTCCACCCGAACCCGGTCCTCCTTTGAGGTCGCGGGCAAGTGGATGAGCGCGGACGTGATCAACCTGTCGGCGTCGACCTCCTCGGTGAAGAAGGGCGAATCGCTCAAGGACACGGGCTTGACTCTCTCGGCAATCGGCGCGGACGCGATCATCATGCGCCACCCGTCCTCGGGCGCGGCGAACCTCCTGGCCGAGTGGGTTGCCCCGGGTGGCAACGGTCCCAGCGTGATCAACGCCGGCGACGGCCAGCACCAGCACCCGACGCAGGCGCTTCTCGACGCCGTGACCATGCGCCAGCAGCTCGGCGACCTGAACGGCCGCAAGGTGCTCATCGTCGGCGACTGCTTGCATTCTCGGGTGGTGCGTTCGAACGTTGACCTGCTGACCAAGCTCGGCGCTGAGGTCGTGCTGGTGGCGCCCAACAGCCTGCTGCCCACCGGTATGCAGCAGTGGCCGGTACGCGTCTCGCAGGACTTCGATACTGAGGTGAAGAGCGCTGACGTGGTCATGATGCTGCGGGTTCAGGCGGAGCGCATGAACGGCGGATTCTTTCCGTCGCAACGCGAATACGCCACCTACTTCGGCCTCAGTCGTGAGCGCGAGCGCGCGCTGAAGCCGGGAGCGATCATCATGCACCCGGGCCCGATGCTGCGCGGCATGGAGATCAACTATGGCGTGGCCGACTCCGAACGCGGACAGATCCTGCGCCAGGTCGCCAACGGCGTGCATGTGCGCATGGCCGTGCTGTTCACCCTCATCGCCAGCCCGAAGGAGCTCACACCATGA
- a CDS encoding TIGR01777 family oxidoreductase yields the protein MSFTADQLINFPRDLVWNYHTRSGAVTRLTPGFLPMRPVTEANSLRGGMTVFSLPGGLRWNAQHLPEGYVEGSSFRDICVNSPLRQITQWTHTHNFSDDPSGGTRITDEVSTRIPERLLRPAFAYRQHQLEQDLAFLARQSSTPLTIAMTGSSGTVGSALWALLTVAGHTIIPLVRGEASDGERHWDMNSPAPELLHGVDVLVHLAGEPIFGRFNDSHKAKIYASRVGPTRRLAEIVASSPQVSAMISASAIGYYGAERGDEPLDEDSAPGEDFLAHVVTDWENATAPAERAGKRVVTVRTGIVLSGGGGMLPLLSAAISTGLGGPFGDGRMWMSWIALDDLTDIYATAVVDSGLTGPVNAVAPHPVRNRGLVKALGRELHRPAFVPLPKFAPAVLLGRDGARELALADQRVSNTALAARGHFYRYPDLAGALAHELGGQSLA from the coding sequence ATGTCGTTCACTGCGGATCAGCTCATCAATTTTCCTCGCGACCTCGTCTGGAACTACCACACTCGTTCCGGAGCGGTCACCCGCCTGACCCCTGGGTTCCTGCCGATGCGCCCGGTTACCGAGGCAAACAGCCTGCGCGGTGGGATGACGGTGTTTTCTCTTCCCGGCGGGCTGCGGTGGAACGCGCAGCACCTCCCAGAGGGTTATGTCGAGGGGTCCTCATTCCGGGATATCTGCGTAAATTCCCCGCTGAGGCAGATCACTCAATGGACACACACCCACAACTTCTCGGATGATCCTTCGGGAGGCACACGAATCACCGACGAGGTGTCCACGCGCATCCCCGAGCGGCTGCTCCGCCCAGCCTTCGCCTACCGGCAGCACCAGCTCGAGCAGGACCTGGCGTTCCTCGCCCGTCAATCCTCCACTCCCCTGACCATCGCCATGACGGGCTCGTCGGGCACCGTCGGCTCGGCGCTGTGGGCGCTGCTCACCGTCGCGGGGCACACGATAATACCGCTCGTGCGGGGCGAGGCTTCAGACGGCGAGCGGCACTGGGACATGAACAGCCCTGCACCGGAGCTTCTCCACGGCGTCGACGTCCTCGTCCATCTCGCCGGCGAGCCGATCTTCGGCCGGTTCAACGACAGCCACAAAGCAAAGATCTACGCCTCCCGAGTCGGGCCGACCCGGCGACTGGCCGAGATCGTGGCCTCGAGTCCCCAGGTGAGCGCCATGATCAGTGCGTCTGCCATCGGCTACTACGGTGCCGAGCGCGGAGACGAGCCGCTCGACGAGGACTCCGCACCCGGCGAGGATTTTCTCGCCCACGTGGTCACCGACTGGGAAAACGCGACCGCCCCTGCCGAAAGGGCCGGCAAGCGGGTGGTTACGGTGCGCACGGGGATCGTCCTGTCCGGCGGAGGCGGGATGCTTCCGCTGCTGTCTGCGGCTATATCTACCGGGCTCGGCGGTCCGTTCGGGGACGGCCGCATGTGGATGTCCTGGATCGCGCTCGATGACCTCACCGACATCTATGCCACGGCGGTCGTCGATTCCGGGCTGACAGGCCCGGTCAATGCCGTCGCACCACACCCGGTGCGCAACCGGGGCTTGGTCAAGGCGCTGGGCCGGGAGCTGCACCGCCCGGCTTTCGTGCCGCTGCCCAAGTTTGCCCCGGCCGTGCTGCTCGGCCGCGACGGCGCGCGGGAGCTGGCGCTCGCCGACCAGCGGGTGTCGAACACGGCCCTGGCTGCCCGTGGACACTTTTACCGCTATCCCGATTTGGCAGGCGCACTGGCGCACGAGTTGGGCGGCCAGTCCCTGGCCTAG